The DNA sequence AGCTTTGGCAGCGGCTTCCGCATGCGGGCGAGACCATCATGCTGGCCCCGTTTCCCGAGCCCCGGCCGGGATGGATCGACCAGGACCACATCGACCGCATGACCCAACTCCAGGAGTTGATCACGGCGCTGCGAACGGCCCGCGCCGAGAACAACATCGACCCCAGGAGGCGCCTTCCCGCCGAGTTCACCTGTTCGTTTCCGGTCCGCGATTTCCTGGAGTCGCAGAGCCACCACCTGAAGAATCTGGCCCGATTGAGCGAGATCGAGTTCCGGGACGGGCTGAGCCGGGAGGGACTGCGCATCACCGGCGTGGCCAACACGACCCAGTTCGCCCTGCGGCTGGACGAGGCCATCGATCTGGCCGCGGAGAAAGACCGGCTGCAACGGCAGATCGGACGGCTGGAGGAAGACCGGAGCCGGCTCGACCGCAAACTGGACAACGAAAACTTCGTTCGAAAGGCTCCGGCCCACATCGTGGACGGCGCGCGCCGGCGCCGCCAGGAGGTCGGGACGAAGCTGAAACGGCTTCAGGACATGCTCCATGGACTTCCTGAGCCTTGATCCCCTGCTTCGCCAAGCCCTCCAAGAGGACCTGGGACGAGGAGACATTACGACCGAGGCCATACTGCAGGCCAACCCCCGTGCCGATGGGGTCGGGACGGCCCGGGTTCTGGCTCGGCAGCGAATGATTCTGGCGGGATGGCCGGTCTTTCTCCGGGTTTTTCGGCTGCTGGGCCCGGTCACCGGCCAAGCCCGGTACGGCGAAGGGGATTGGGTCGAGCCGGGCTGCCTGGGAACCCTGGAGGGGCCCGTTTCCACCCTCCTGCAGGCCGAGAGAGTCGCCTTGAATTTCCTCCAGCGGCTCTGCGGGATCGCCACCCGGACCCGCGGCTGCGTGGACCGGGTCGGTTCCAGCCGTGTCCGCGTCCTGGACACTCGGAAGACGACGCCACTCTGGCGCAACCTGGAGAAATACGCGGTCAGAATGGGGGGCGGTCAGAACCACCGGATGGGTTTGGATGACGGCGTCCTCATCAAGGAGAACCACATCGCCGCCGCCGGGGGCGTCCGGGCGGCCGTCGAGGCGTGCCGGGAGCGCTCCGGACATCTGCAGCAGATCCGGGTGGAGGTCACCAACCAGCAAGAACTGGCCGCGGCTCTGGACACGGGTGCGGACGCCGTCCTGCTGGACAACATGACGGTGGAGCAGGTCCGGCGGTCCGTCGCCGCCTGCGCCGGCCGGTGTCTGGTGGAGGCCTCGGGGGGCATCACCCGCCGGAACCTTCAAGCTTACGCCGAGACCGGCGTCGACTTCATTTCCATGGGCTCCCTGACCCACTCCGTCGCCTCCAGCGACATCAGCCTGATGCTGGATGTTGGCGGACCCTGAGTTCGAAGATGCGTTTCAGGCAGTTGGACTACATGGCCAGAGTCGACTCGACCAGCGACTACCTGAAGCCGTTCATCGAATCGGGGAAGGCCCGAATGGCCGTCGCCGAAGAGCAGACCGGAGGACGCGGACGCTTTGGACGATCCTGGCATTCCCCCGCAGGCATGGGACTCTACGCGTCCTATCTCTGCTTTCCCGCCTCCGAGATCCGCCAGGCGGAGGACCTGACCCGGGCCGCGGCCCTGGGTGTGGTTCGAGCCATTGGCGCCTGGAGCGGAACGGGGGCGCCGCTCGGCATCAAGCTGCCCAACGACGTCCTGTTGAAAGGCAGGAAATGCGCCGGCATTCTCATCGAAATGGGGACCCAGACGGATCGAATCCAGTGGGCCATCATCGGCATCGGAGTCAACCTCTTTCATCGGTCGTTCCCCGACGAATTGGCCTCCACGGCCACCTCCCTGTCTCTGGAGGGAATACGCGTCCCGAATCTGATGACTTTCTTTCGGGAGCTGACGCGCCAACTGGAGCGGACCCTGTCGAGCCTGGAACAGGGTCACCGGCGTCAACTCACGGTGGCTTTCCAGGAATACATCCTGGCCGGCGGGGGCAACGAACGATGAACCCCTCAACGCCGAAAGAGCGGCCCGGTTATTTCGAACGCCTGAAAAGTGCGCTTCAGGCGACCCGCCGGGAACTGAGCCGCAGGATGGACGAATTGCTGGGACCCCGGGAGAGCCCCATCTCCCCGGATCAACTGGAGGAGCTGGAGTATCTTCTCATCGGGGCCGACCTGGGTGTCGAGACCAGCGAAAGCCTGGTGGCGAAGATCCGTCAGAGCAGCCGG is a window from the Acidobacteriota bacterium genome containing:
- the nadC gene encoding carboxylating nicotinate-nucleotide diphosphorylase encodes the protein MDFLSLDPLLRQALQEDLGRGDITTEAILQANPRADGVGTARVLARQRMILAGWPVFLRVFRLLGPVTGQARYGEGDWVEPGCLGTLEGPVSTLLQAERVALNFLQRLCGIATRTRGCVDRVGSSRVRVLDTRKTTPLWRNLEKYAVRMGGGQNHRMGLDDGVLIKENHIAAAGGVRAAVEACRERSGHLQQIRVEVTNQQELAAALDTGADAVLLDNMTVEQVRRSVAACAGRCLVEASGGITRRNLQAYAETGVDFISMGSLTHSVASSDISLMLDVGGP
- a CDS encoding biotin--[acetyl-CoA-carboxylase] ligase, producing MRFRQLDYMARVDSTSDYLKPFIESGKARMAVAEEQTGGRGRFGRSWHSPAGMGLYASYLCFPASEIRQAEDLTRAAALGVVRAIGAWSGTGAPLGIKLPNDVLLKGRKCAGILIEMGTQTDRIQWAIIGIGVNLFHRSFPDELASTATSLSLEGIRVPNLMTFFRELTRQLERTLSSLEQGHRRQLTVAFQEYILAGGGNER